The Amycolatopsis sp. DG1A-15b genome window below encodes:
- a CDS encoding alpha/beta hydrolase: MIGSFKNARSEERYLAAYDEIAARWPVPVRDLDIGTRYGPTRVRASGAAGPPIVLLSGVMGTSLSWYPHVAELAERHRVFAVDTLGEPGRSRQTRPMPTAAECADWLADVLDGLGPGKFLLAGVSRGAWLALTLAARTPGRIAGVVAFEPPGFAPIGRRFLWWSVREVATWFDPRPRAAVRRTLRPLLFGGLKYRAHHPPQYLFTDDQLRAVTVPVRLVLGERSVIHSAREVEQRVNALNPLFDVEIVPGATHALPLQRPELVTARILTG, encoded by the coding sequence ATGATCGGCAGCTTCAAGAACGCCCGCAGCGAAGAGCGATATCTGGCCGCCTACGACGAAATCGCCGCGCGCTGGCCCGTTCCGGTGCGGGATCTGGACATCGGCACGCGGTACGGGCCGACCCGCGTCCGGGCGAGCGGCGCGGCCGGGCCACCGATCGTGCTGCTGTCCGGCGTCATGGGGACGTCGCTGTCCTGGTACCCGCACGTCGCCGAGCTGGCCGAGCGGCACCGCGTGTTCGCCGTCGACACACTCGGCGAACCCGGGCGCTCACGCCAGACGCGTCCGATGCCCACCGCCGCGGAGTGCGCGGACTGGCTGGCCGACGTCCTCGACGGTCTCGGGCCCGGAAAGTTCCTGCTGGCCGGGGTTTCGCGGGGCGCGTGGCTCGCGCTCACCCTGGCCGCCCGCACACCCGGCCGGATCGCCGGCGTGGTCGCCTTCGAGCCGCCCGGCTTCGCGCCGATCGGCCGGCGCTTCCTCTGGTGGAGCGTGCGGGAGGTCGCGACCTGGTTCGACCCCCGCCCCCGCGCGGCGGTGCGGCGCACCCTCCGGCCGCTGCTGTTCGGCGGCCTGAAGTACCGCGCGCACCACCCGCCGCAGTACCTGTTCACCGACGACCAGCTGCGCGCGGTGACCGTCCCCGTCCGGCTGGTGCTGGGCGAGCGCAGCGTGATCCACTCCGCGCGCGAGGTCGAACAGCGGGTGAACGCGCTCAACCCGCTGTTCGACGTCGAAATCGTGCCGGGCGCGACGCACGCCTTGCCGCTGCAGCGACCGGAGCTGGTCACCGCGCGGATCCTGACCGGCTAG
- a CDS encoding GTP pyrophosphokinase family protein has translation MTTDPAAEDLREAADELAVAGQLPRFLLMYKFAIEELMTKLRILSEEFDFVHQHDPIEHITSRVKRPEAIKEKVRRRGLTGDWVSAAAALDDIAGIRVVCPFVSDVYEVARMLTAQDDVELLRTKDYITSPKANGYRSLHLIVRIPVFLSDRVEKVKVEVQLRTIAMDFWAAVEHKLSYKYRDSVPPDFAGELAAAARTAADLDSRMAALHERIR, from the coding sequence GTGACCACCGATCCGGCGGCCGAGGACCTGCGCGAGGCGGCCGACGAGCTCGCCGTCGCCGGGCAGCTCCCGCGGTTCCTCCTGATGTACAAGTTCGCCATCGAAGAGCTGATGACGAAGCTGCGGATCCTCAGCGAGGAGTTCGACTTCGTCCACCAGCACGACCCGATCGAGCACATCACGAGCCGGGTGAAGCGGCCGGAAGCCATCAAAGAAAAGGTGCGCCGCCGGGGGCTGACCGGCGACTGGGTTTCCGCCGCCGCCGCGCTCGATGACATCGCCGGGATCCGGGTGGTCTGCCCGTTCGTCTCCGATGTCTACGAGGTGGCGCGCATGCTCACCGCGCAGGACGACGTCGAACTGCTGCGCACCAAGGACTACATCACCAGCCCGAAGGCCAACGGCTATCGCAGCCTGCACCTCATCGTCCGCATCCCGGTCTTCCTGTCCGACCGGGTGGAAAAGGTCAAGGTCGAGGTGCAGCTGCGCACCATCGCCATGGACTTCTGGGCGGCGGTCGAACACAAGCTCTCTTACAAGTACCGCGACAGCGTCCCGCCCGACTTCGCGGGCGAGCTGGCCGCGGCGGCCCGGACCGCGGCCGACCTCGACAGCCGGATGGCCGCGCTGCACGAGCGGATCCGCTAG
- a CDS encoding TetR/AcrR family transcriptional regulator C-terminal domain-containing protein codes for MTRERILLAGLALVDEAGLEAVSMRKLAHRLGVDPMSLYNHVDGKDALLDGIAEILLAAIPAPPPDADLRGTMSALAHGFRAAMLDHPRAAPLVLTRRLASMTALAPVEAVLGPLLAAGYPPERAVHGLRAVLAFLIGTLMREVEAAPTFGGSVQRLADLSASGLPAVSVAAPYLAVCDHEAEFEFGLRIMLDALAEP; via the coding sequence TTGACGCGCGAACGGATCCTGCTCGCCGGGCTCGCCCTCGTCGACGAAGCGGGCTTGGAAGCTGTGAGCATGCGCAAGCTGGCGCACCGGCTCGGCGTCGACCCGATGAGCCTGTACAACCACGTCGACGGCAAGGACGCGCTGCTGGACGGGATCGCCGAGATCCTGCTCGCCGCGATCCCCGCGCCGCCACCGGATGCGGACCTGCGGGGGACGATGTCGGCGCTGGCGCACGGGTTCCGCGCCGCGATGCTCGACCACCCGCGGGCGGCGCCGCTCGTGCTGACCCGCCGGCTGGCGTCGATGACGGCGCTGGCCCCGGTGGAGGCGGTGCTCGGCCCGCTGCTCGCGGCGGGCTATCCGCCGGAGCGCGCGGTGCACGGGCTGCGGGCGGTGCTGGCGTTCCTCATCGGCACGCTGATGCGCGAGGTCGAGGCCGCGCCGACGTTCGGCGGCAGCGTCCAGCGGCTCGCGGACCTTTCGGCGTCCGGGCTGCCCGCGGTGTCCGTGGCCGCGCCCTACCTGGCCGTGTGCGACCACGAAGCGGAGTTCGAATTCGGGCTGCGGATCATGCTCGACGCCCTGGCCGAGCCCTAG
- a CDS encoding cytochrome P450 — protein sequence MLEGALARAKPVVRWGLGHALPRTVLRREARRGDLQGRMVVDAADGRDLTGLFEEIRDTGPLARTRFGWMTTTHAAVREVLASEDFRVGVIGSDGSALGRLVEWSAGEHLHPVRPPSLLAVNPPEHTRYRKLVTGVFTVRAVEQLRGRVQEIADGLLDTLDPGTPLDLVESYCGLLPVTVISEILGVPPADLGKVLSLGAAAAPSLDLGLGWRTFRHVETALAEFDTWLGEHLDHLRRNPGNDLFSKLVAARDGGVGLTETELKSTAGLVLAAGFETTVNLLGSGIALLAGDPGQLAVLRERPELWGNAVEEVLRYDPPVLLTGRLATRATEVAGVPLPRGALVTTVLAGANRDPEVFADPAVFDVTRAGARDHVSFGAGRHHCLGASLARMEGEIGLRTIFDRFPGLRVLPGGRRRSTRILRGYEHLPAVLVP from the coding sequence GTGCTCGAAGGAGCCCTGGCCCGCGCGAAACCCGTCGTCCGCTGGGGCCTCGGCCACGCGCTCCCCCGGACCGTGCTGCGCCGCGAGGCCCGGCGCGGGGACCTCCAGGGGCGGATGGTGGTCGACGCGGCCGACGGCCGCGACCTGACCGGCCTGTTCGAGGAGATCCGCGACACCGGCCCGCTCGCCCGCACCCGCTTCGGCTGGATGACCACCACGCACGCCGCGGTCCGGGAGGTGCTCGCCAGCGAAGACTTCCGGGTCGGCGTCATCGGGTCGGACGGCTCGGCGCTCGGCCGCCTGGTCGAGTGGTCGGCCGGCGAGCACCTGCACCCGGTGCGGCCGCCTTCGCTGCTCGCCGTCAACCCGCCCGAGCACACCCGCTACCGCAAGCTGGTCACCGGCGTGTTCACCGTGCGCGCGGTCGAGCAGCTGCGCGGCCGGGTGCAGGAGATCGCGGACGGCCTGCTCGACACGCTCGACCCCGGCACCCCGCTCGACCTCGTCGAGTCCTACTGCGGCCTGCTGCCGGTGACGGTCATCAGCGAAATCCTCGGCGTGCCGCCTGCCGACCTCGGCAAGGTCCTGTCCCTGGGCGCGGCCGCGGCACCCAGCCTCGACCTCGGGCTCGGCTGGCGCACGTTCCGCCACGTCGAAACCGCGCTGGCCGAGTTCGACACCTGGCTCGGCGAGCACCTCGATCACCTGCGCCGGAACCCCGGGAACGACCTGTTCAGCAAGCTCGTCGCGGCCCGCGACGGCGGTGTCGGCCTCACCGAGACGGAGCTGAAGTCCACCGCGGGCCTGGTGCTGGCGGCCGGCTTCGAAACGACCGTCAACCTGCTCGGCAGCGGCATCGCGCTGCTCGCGGGTGATCCCGGGCAGCTCGCCGTGCTGCGCGAACGGCCGGAGCTGTGGGGCAACGCCGTCGAGGAGGTGCTGCGGTACGACCCGCCGGTCCTGCTGACCGGCCGGCTGGCCACGCGCGCGACCGAGGTCGCCGGCGTGCCGCTGCCCCGCGGGGCGCTGGTCACGACCGTGCTGGCGGGCGCCAACCGCGACCCCGAGGTGTTCGCCGATCCGGCCGTCTTCGACGTCACCCGGGCCGGCGCGCGCGACCACGTGTCGTTCGGTGCCGGCCGCCACCACTGCCTGGGTGCGTCACTGGCGCGGATGGAGGGCGAGATCGGCCTGCGCACGATCTTCGACCGGTTCCCCGGCCTGCGCGTGCTGCCCGGCGGCCGCCGGCGGTCGACGCGCATCCTGCGTGGCTACGAGCACCTGCCCGCGGTGCTCGTCCCGTGA
- a CDS encoding DUF998 domain-containing protein: MVTVPARRVSVAVSLTGIAALVLGAGLVLLLQVIPPTDRISVTRRTISEYGLSDHKWVFDLAVLLVALGSAAGLAVLRGQRRLPVPAAILGTLWTVGLLVIVAFPKPDWATVSRADFGGTLHRIASVVAFVALPLAVLVAARTAFPSSPVRRRLAIVLAIGSLGWFAVILGAVVVAAAEDGRWWTLIPLGLVERGMALTELLALGVLLAPVGERSGQPR, from the coding sequence ATGGTCACCGTCCCTGCGCGACGAGTGTCGGTCGCGGTCTCGCTGACGGGCATCGCGGCCTTGGTGCTCGGCGCCGGCCTGGTGCTGCTGCTGCAGGTCATCCCGCCCACCGACCGGATCAGCGTCACCCGCCGCACGATCAGCGAATACGGGTTGTCCGATCACAAGTGGGTCTTCGACCTCGCGGTGCTCCTGGTCGCCCTCGGCTCGGCGGCGGGCCTCGCGGTCCTGCGCGGCCAGCGGCGGCTTCCCGTGCCCGCGGCCATCTTGGGGACACTGTGGACAGTCGGGCTGCTGGTCATCGTGGCGTTCCCCAAGCCGGACTGGGCCACGGTCTCCCGCGCGGACTTCGGCGGCACGCTGCACCGGATCGCCAGCGTGGTGGCGTTCGTTGCCCTGCCGCTGGCGGTCCTGGTCGCCGCGCGCACGGCGTTCCCGTCGTCACCGGTCCGCCGCCGGCTGGCGATCGTGCTGGCGATCGGATCGCTGGGCTGGTTCGCGGTGATCCTGGGCGCGGTGGTGGTCGCCGCGGCGGAAGACGGCCGCTGGTGGACGCTCATCCCGCTCGGCCTGGTGGAACGCGGGATGGCGCTGACGGAGCTGCTCGCGCTGGGCGTGCTCCTGGCGCCGGTCGGGGAACGGTCCGGACAACCGCGATGA
- a CDS encoding M14 family zinc carboxypeptidase has protein sequence MLASAVALAGTFVALPAGTAGAAQNILRADKSVARSCFAKVLPKGTSGTDRRELTSTVDGLVQARLKPAQGAEGDWDVAVFDKATGAVVAASAALRTHELAESFVKKGQELVVQGCRYGGSAGQAQLGVDFLALTPQGTPTGTTPAAQRAELVRVETPTRADKNKLNALGLDVTEKGDATGVEVVLAGDADRKTLKDSGFKSKVIEADLSAKSVQDAKTDRQYAAKTDASALPSGRTSYRHLYEYNFEMKELARKNPNLVSAFTMPESTWEGRDVVGVEIATDVKNLTDGKPVNFTMGVHHAREWPAGEHVMEWAYELVNGYSRDAAIRSLVGKTRNIVVPIINPDGFEISREAEPKGDFTRFDYEMKRKNCNVNDSPPQFATGVCKANPGGRLRGTDPNRNYAGFWGGNGAEVAWSGDTFRGSAPFSEPEVRNVRSIVSSRQVTNLITMHTVAALVLRPPGVADVRPPLEEPQYKALGDKLASRNGYTSEPSWALYDTTGTTEDWSYWATGGWGFTIEVGGNGFHGPYADSVVAEYEGLAPAAGAGKGGNRQAFLDMLGNAADPQQHSTLIGSAPKNYQLKLHKTFQTPTSPVIQPDGSTKPPIYITDDLNSKFTATGGRFAWSVNPSTRPYVAGRYGRDPQGPAQQGYAVANPAGVPPINQNYPVDPAGDSFTFHVDGLPKVDNGKFSVNINWANTTTDWDLYVYDSAGNLVSSSANGGTTSEHAVLFDPPAGDYRAVVVNYDQTNPAAVDDWAGDVSFSSPIPPTYGTKEAYQLTCSAPNGKLVGVADVFADRGQTVDVGEVCTRSAHAQKQRASGGVR, from the coding sequence ATGCTGGCTTCGGCCGTCGCACTGGCCGGAACGTTCGTCGCGCTGCCGGCCGGCACCGCCGGTGCGGCGCAGAACATCCTGCGCGCCGACAAGTCGGTGGCCCGCTCGTGCTTCGCGAAGGTGCTGCCCAAGGGCACGTCGGGCACCGATCGCCGCGAGCTGACGTCCACCGTGGACGGTCTCGTCCAGGCGCGGCTCAAGCCGGCGCAGGGCGCCGAGGGTGACTGGGACGTCGCCGTCTTCGACAAGGCCACCGGTGCGGTGGTCGCCGCTTCGGCGGCGTTGCGCACCCACGAACTCGCCGAAAGCTTCGTGAAGAAGGGGCAGGAGCTCGTCGTCCAGGGCTGCCGCTACGGCGGCTCGGCCGGTCAGGCCCAGCTGGGTGTCGACTTCCTGGCACTGACGCCGCAGGGCACGCCGACCGGGACGACGCCGGCGGCCCAGCGCGCGGAGCTCGTCCGCGTCGAGACGCCGACGCGCGCCGACAAGAACAAGCTGAACGCGCTCGGCCTCGACGTCACGGAGAAGGGTGACGCGACGGGGGTCGAGGTCGTCCTCGCCGGCGACGCCGACCGCAAGACGCTGAAGGACAGCGGCTTCAAGTCGAAGGTCATCGAGGCGGACCTGTCGGCCAAGTCCGTCCAGGACGCGAAGACCGATCGCCAGTACGCCGCGAAGACCGACGCTTCGGCGCTGCCGTCCGGGCGCACCAGCTACCGGCACCTCTACGAGTACAACTTCGAGATGAAGGAACTCGCCCGCAAGAACCCGAACCTGGTTTCGGCGTTCACCATGCCGGAGTCGACCTGGGAAGGCCGGGACGTCGTCGGCGTCGAAATCGCCACGGACGTCAAGAACCTGACCGACGGCAAGCCGGTGAACTTCACCATGGGCGTGCACCACGCCCGGGAGTGGCCGGCCGGCGAGCACGTCATGGAGTGGGCGTACGAGCTGGTCAACGGCTACTCGCGCGACGCCGCCATCCGGTCGCTGGTCGGCAAGACGCGCAACATCGTCGTGCCGATCATCAACCCGGACGGCTTCGAGATCTCCCGCGAGGCCGAGCCCAAGGGTGATTTCACCCGGTTCGACTATGAAATGAAGCGGAAGAACTGCAACGTCAACGACTCGCCGCCGCAGTTCGCGACCGGCGTCTGCAAGGCGAACCCGGGCGGCCGCCTGCGCGGCACCGACCCGAACCGCAACTACGCGGGCTTCTGGGGCGGCAACGGCGCCGAGGTGGCCTGGAGCGGCGACACCTTCCGCGGGTCCGCGCCGTTCAGCGAGCCGGAGGTGCGGAACGTGCGCTCCATCGTGTCCTCGCGCCAGGTGACGAACCTGATCACGATGCACACCGTCGCCGCGCTGGTGCTGCGCCCGCCGGGCGTGGCGGACGTCCGCCCGCCGCTGGAGGAGCCGCAGTACAAGGCCCTCGGCGACAAGCTGGCCTCGCGCAACGGCTACACGAGCGAGCCGAGCTGGGCGCTTTACGACACGACCGGCACCACCGAGGACTGGTCGTACTGGGCCACCGGCGGCTGGGGCTTCACCATCGAGGTCGGCGGCAACGGCTTCCACGGTCCCTACGCCGACAGCGTCGTGGCCGAGTACGAGGGCCTGGCCCCCGCGGCCGGCGCCGGCAAGGGCGGCAACCGCCAGGCGTTCCTGGACATGCTGGGCAACGCGGCCGACCCGCAGCAGCACTCGACGCTGATCGGCTCGGCGCCGAAGAACTACCAGCTCAAGCTGCACAAGACGTTCCAGACGCCGACGTCGCCGGTGATCCAGCCCGACGGCTCCACCAAGCCGCCGATCTACATCACCGACGACCTGAACTCGAAGTTCACCGCCACCGGCGGGCGCTTCGCGTGGTCGGTCAACCCGTCGACGCGGCCGTACGTGGCCGGCCGGTACGGGCGCGACCCGCAGGGCCCGGCGCAGCAGGGCTACGCGGTCGCCAACCCGGCCGGGGTGCCGCCGATCAACCAGAACTACCCGGTCGACCCGGCGGGTGACTCGTTCACCTTCCACGTCGACGGCCTGCCGAAGGTCGACAACGGGAAGTTCAGCGTGAACATCAACTGGGCGAACACCACGACCGACTGGGACCTGTACGTCTACGACTCGGCGGGCAACCTGGTCAGCTCGTCGGCGAACGGCGGCACGACGTCCGAGCACGCCGTGCTGTTCGACCCGCCGGCCGGCGACTACCGGGCCGTGGTGGTCAACTACGACCAGACGAACCCGGCCGCGGTCGACGACTGGGCAGGCGACGTGTCGTTCTCGTCGCCGATCCCGCCGACCTACGGGACGAAGGAGGCCTACCAGCTGACCTGCTCGGCCCCGAACGGCAAGCTCGTCGGCGTGGCGGACGTCTTCGCCGACCGCGGCCAGACGGTCGACGTCGGCGAGGTCTGCACCCGCTCCGCGCACGCGCAGAAGCAGCGCGCTTCGGGCGGCGTCCGGTAG
- a CDS encoding LysE family transporter: MSPAATLGTVLLAYLPAAITPGPNFVLIAHTAATGTRRAAVAIALGVVAAGGLLAAVAVFGLGGVLARTPWLATALRVACGGYLAWLGVRLWWQARTPGAPVPPPDQDEVVARRGTAFRRGVVSNVTNPKAAAFFGSVLTATLPPTEPTAVRAAAVALIVATSAAWHLSVALLFSSPATQRWYARAEPALNRVVGTVLVVLGVTLASTP; the protein is encoded by the coding sequence GTGAGTCCCGCCGCCACCCTCGGCACGGTCCTCCTGGCCTACCTCCCGGCCGCGATCACCCCCGGCCCCAACTTCGTCCTCATCGCGCACACGGCCGCCACCGGGACGCGCCGGGCCGCGGTGGCGATCGCGCTCGGGGTGGTCGCCGCCGGTGGGCTGCTGGCCGCGGTCGCGGTCTTCGGACTGGGCGGCGTGCTCGCCCGCACGCCGTGGCTGGCGACGGCGCTGCGCGTGGCGTGCGGCGGCTACCTGGCGTGGCTGGGTGTGCGGCTGTGGTGGCAGGCCCGCACGCCCGGCGCTCCCGTGCCACCGCCGGACCAGGACGAGGTGGTGGCCCGGCGCGGCACCGCCTTCCGCCGCGGTGTCGTCAGCAACGTCACCAACCCCAAGGCCGCCGCGTTCTTCGGCAGCGTCCTCACCGCGACCCTGCCGCCCACCGAACCCACCGCCGTGCGAGCCGCGGCCGTCGCCCTGATCGTCGCCACTTCGGCCGCCTGGCACCTGAGCGTGGCCCTGCTGTTCTCCTCCCCCGCCACCCAGCGGTGGTACGCCCGCGCCGAACCGGCCCTCAACCGCGTCGTGGGCACCGTTCTCGTCGTCCTCGGCGTCACCCTCGCCTCAACGCCGTGA
- a CDS encoding DnaJ domain-containing protein produces the protein MPDVDYYEVLGLRRDATAADVKAAYRRLAKTMHPDGGGTVGTFRLLREAYDVLGDPVARARYDSGGATVVPVPVRPRPRRRFGDEPGFVPDLPELDAEDLSWWHFAGEDTRMRHGRGRGPGHTPVVVAVAGMVLVLLPLVTGVGFSTPVLIVWLLLTAGTALLVQRLARGYLRAAKAREAYAEEFGGRTVFGAPGTERDELAERLTADLLEGYLTRLPGARIFHGLAWPGSVFADVDHAVLCGKRLVLIESKLWLPGHYETAEDGRLLRNGRPFRGGGSRLAESLAAYRELLPGVALRGAMIVYPSRSGDLTTADPGELAVAPMTPEEFLHEIGEWLAADPSTVDHETLRTMRDQVVGGGRAA, from the coding sequence GTGCCCGACGTCGACTACTACGAGGTGCTCGGCCTCCGCCGCGACGCCACGGCGGCCGACGTCAAGGCGGCCTACCGCCGGCTGGCCAAGACCATGCACCCGGACGGCGGCGGCACGGTCGGCACGTTCCGGCTGCTGCGCGAGGCCTACGACGTCCTGGGCGATCCGGTGGCCCGCGCGCGCTACGACTCCGGCGGCGCGACCGTGGTGCCGGTGCCGGTCCGGCCGCGTCCCCGGCGGCGCTTCGGCGACGAGCCCGGCTTCGTCCCCGACCTGCCCGAGCTGGACGCCGAGGACTTGAGCTGGTGGCACTTCGCCGGGGAGGACACCCGGATGCGCCACGGCCGCGGCCGCGGGCCCGGGCACACGCCGGTGGTGGTCGCGGTCGCCGGGATGGTGCTGGTGCTCCTGCCGCTGGTCACCGGCGTCGGGTTCAGCACGCCGGTGCTCATCGTCTGGCTGCTGCTGACGGCCGGGACGGCGCTGCTCGTCCAGCGGCTGGCGCGCGGGTACCTGCGGGCCGCGAAGGCGCGCGAGGCGTACGCCGAGGAGTTCGGCGGCCGCACGGTGTTCGGCGCGCCCGGCACCGAGCGCGACGAGCTGGCCGAGCGGCTCACCGCCGACCTGCTCGAGGGGTACCTGACCCGGCTGCCGGGCGCCCGCATCTTCCACGGGCTCGCCTGGCCGGGCTCGGTGTTCGCCGACGTCGACCACGCGGTGCTGTGCGGGAAGCGGCTGGTGCTCATCGAGTCGAAGCTGTGGCTGCCGGGCCACTACGAGACGGCGGAGGACGGCCGGCTGCTGCGCAACGGCCGCCCGTTCCGCGGCGGCGGCAGCCGGCTCGCGGAGAGCCTGGCGGCCTACCGCGAACTGCTGCCGGGGGTGGCGCTGCGGGGCGCGATGATCGTGTACCCGAGCCGCAGCGGCGACCTGACCACGGCGGACCCCGGCGAGCTGGCGGTCGCGCCGATGACACCGGAAGAGTTCCTGCACGAGATCGGCGAGTGGCTGGCCGCGGATCCATCCACAGTGGACCACGAGACGCTGCGGACGATGCGCGACCAGGTGGTCGGCGGCGGCCGCGCGGCATGA
- a CDS encoding AMP-binding protein, which yields MRLSPSAHTDSFCRDRLPPGDQWPRLVFDLPELHYPDRLNAATALLDETAARLGPDRPCLRSPHETWTYGDVLARANRIAHVLTAELGVVPGNRVLLRGTNTPWLAACWLGVLKAGAVAVTTMPMLRRGELDKIADRAQPTVTLCDERLLDELPPTLPVVPYRTARDSAASDGTASDTAASDSTGRADLAERCARHPATFADVPTAADDVALLAFTSGTTGTPKATMHFHRDLLAIADTFSRHVVQPTPDDVFCGTPPLAFTFGLGGLLVFPLHAGASVLLLERATPKELASIVAEQAVTVLFTAPTAYRAILGSGDGPLLAGVRRAVSAGEALPAAVAERYREVVGSPLIDGIGSTEMLHVFISAAGDDVRPGRTGKVVPGFRAAVLDADGRPVPDGTPGLLAVQGPTGCRYLGDPRQTDYVRDGWNITGDTYVREPDGYFRFVARSDDMIVSSGYNIAAPEVEEVLLTHPDVEECAVVGTPDPDRGAVVTAFVVLRPGVAPGPDVAHALQEHAKAVAAPYKYPRRVRFLDALPRNAGGKLQRYLLRER from the coding sequence ATGAGGCTTTCTCCCAGCGCTCACACCGACTCGTTCTGCCGCGACCGCCTGCCACCCGGCGACCAGTGGCCGCGGCTCGTGTTCGACCTGCCGGAGCTGCACTACCCCGACCGCCTCAACGCCGCGACCGCGCTGCTCGACGAGACCGCCGCCCGCCTCGGGCCGGACCGTCCCTGCCTGCGTTCGCCGCACGAGACGTGGACCTACGGCGACGTCCTGGCCCGCGCCAACCGGATCGCGCACGTCCTCACCGCCGAGCTCGGTGTCGTGCCGGGCAACCGCGTGCTGCTGCGCGGCACCAACACGCCGTGGCTGGCGGCGTGCTGGCTCGGCGTCCTGAAGGCCGGAGCCGTCGCCGTCACGACCATGCCGATGCTCCGCCGCGGCGAGCTCGACAAGATCGCCGACCGGGCGCAGCCCACGGTGACCCTGTGCGACGAGCGCCTGCTCGACGAGCTGCCACCCACACTGCCCGTGGTGCCCTACCGCACAGCGCGCGACAGCGCAGCGTCCGACGGCACAGCATCCGACACCGCAGCGTCCGACAGCACTGGGCGCGCCGACCTGGCCGAACGCTGCGCCCGGCACCCCGCGACCTTCGCCGACGTGCCGACGGCCGCCGACGACGTCGCCCTGCTCGCCTTCACCTCCGGCACGACCGGGACGCCGAAGGCCACCATGCACTTCCACCGCGACCTGCTCGCCATCGCCGACACGTTCTCCCGGCACGTCGTCCAGCCCACCCCTGACGACGTCTTCTGCGGCACCCCGCCACTGGCCTTCACCTTCGGCCTGGGCGGCCTCCTGGTGTTCCCGCTGCACGCCGGCGCGTCGGTGCTCCTGCTGGAACGCGCGACACCCAAGGAGCTGGCGTCGATCGTCGCCGAGCAGGCGGTGACGGTGCTGTTCACCGCCCCGACCGCCTACCGCGCGATCCTGGGCTCCGGCGACGGGCCCCTGCTGGCCGGGGTCCGCCGCGCCGTCTCCGCCGGGGAAGCGCTGCCCGCCGCCGTGGCCGAGCGGTACCGCGAGGTCGTCGGATCGCCGTTGATCGACGGCATCGGCAGCACGGAGATGCTGCACGTGTTCATCTCCGCCGCCGGCGACGACGTCCGCCCCGGCCGGACGGGCAAGGTCGTCCCCGGCTTCCGCGCCGCCGTCCTGGACGCCGACGGCCGGCCGGTCCCGGACGGCACACCCGGGCTGCTCGCCGTCCAGGGCCCCACCGGCTGCCGCTACCTCGGCGACCCGCGCCAGACCGACTACGTCCGTGACGGCTGGAACATCACCGGCGACACCTACGTCCGCGAGCCGGACGGCTACTTCCGCTTCGTGGCACGCAGCGACGACATGATCGTCTCGTCCGGTTACAACATCGCGGCTCCCGAGGTCGAAGAGGTGCTCCTGACGCATCCGGACGTCGAAGAGTGCGCGGTCGTCGGCACACCCGACCCGGACCGGGGCGCGGTCGTGACGGCCTTCGTCGTGCTCCGGCCCGGCGTCGCCCCGGGCCCGGACGTCGCGCACGCCCTGCAGGAGCACGCCAAAGCCGTTGCCGCGCCGTACAAGTACCCGCGCCGGGTGCGCTTCCTCGACGCACTGCCGCGCAATGCCGGCGGCAAGCTGCAGCGATACCTGCTGCGCGAGCGCTGA
- a CDS encoding DinB family protein, with protein sequence MVETPEPPPTLADPRALLLGYLDHNAAAILRKLDGLSERELRRSVLPSGWTPLGMVKHLACTERFWIRYLFAGEDVDFSWPRTAEQEWFVAPEEPSADITAFFLAERENCARLAAVTPLDGRAVRTTRRGGAEEHPTFAWILCHLVQSFARHAGHVDVGRELIDGLTGR encoded by the coding sequence ATGGTCGAGACGCCCGAACCCCCGCCCACGCTGGCTGATCCGCGCGCGCTGCTGCTGGGCTACCTCGACCACAACGCCGCCGCCATCCTGCGCAAGCTCGACGGCCTCTCCGAACGGGAGCTGCGCCGGAGCGTGCTGCCTTCGGGCTGGACGCCGCTGGGCATGGTCAAGCACCTCGCCTGCACCGAACGCTTCTGGATCCGGTACCTGTTCGCCGGCGAGGACGTCGACTTCTCCTGGCCGCGCACCGCCGAACAGGAGTGGTTCGTCGCGCCGGAGGAACCGTCGGCGGACATCACCGCGTTCTTCCTGGCAGAGCGCGAAAACTGTGCCCGGCTGGCCGCGGTCACCCCGCTGGACGGCCGGGCCGTCCGCACGACCCGCCGCGGCGGCGCCGAAGAGCACCCCACGTTCGCGTGGATCCTGTGCCACCTGGTGCAGAGCTTCGCCCGGCACGCCGGGCACGTGGACGTCGGCCGCGAACTGATCGACGGCCTGACCGGCAGATAG